Genomic window (Fusarium oxysporum f. sp. lycopersici 4287 chromosome 11, whole genome shotgun sequence):
CCTTAGCTCCGTGCCATTTCGCCGAATTAAACGTCAACGCGCAGGCGTAACTTCTCTATCTCCGCGAAAAGCGATGTCACATGCGAACGTGTCGATTAAGCTCGCATGCATGGACTCCTCCACTCGAGACTAATACTTGCTTTCAATCGGACACTTATTGACAAAGAGAAGCCGCCTTATCATAGAATCAATTCTACTGTACATATCCATTTTTGCATTAGAGTATATCAAGAAGCCAAATCTTGTTACATATGTATTTATTATTCCATCAGACGCTGCTACTCTTTcagtttatatatatattagcAGCTTCCTCGCTGCTGTCGTCTGCCTGTACTATAAAAATCCCTCAAACACCGCGGGGAGGCGGAAGGCGGAAGGCAAAAAGGTTAAGGAAGGTAGAAGGAATAGGATAAAAGTGAGAAAAGGAGAGGCAAGAATGTGCACAAACGAAAAGTAGACAATCCAGCAGGATTTTGATGATCCTTTGTACAGTAGGGCTGATGCCTCAGACGTAAGAGCATAGGACGTTCCTTGCGGCTTCTTGGTACTTAGCTTTGCTTCCGATCTGTTTGCCACTGCTCTTCctattctttcttctccagcCTCGCTTGCTTGACTCTGTTTGACACGCTTGCTTGAAGGCCAACCAATACTatctccaagtgttcagcaTCCTATCTCCAGCAGCTAAAGGATGGCCTGTTAACTTGAGGCTGTGTGTTGTTAGCAATTCATTTTGATGTTAATGCTTAGTCCCTTCTCAAATTCCTTCCTGGTTCAGTCTTCCTGTTACCATTGCAAATttttttgtttgtttgtttgtatatttttcgtctGGGTGGCTGTAACGAAGCCAGATCTCCTACTGGAGCAAAagacgtgctgagctagcTAGGTACAGGGAAACCCCGCTTCCTTCACCATCCAGCATACCAATGGCACAAAAGGTGCTGTATTTCTCAAGCCCGTCACCCGTCAGCGGGTTCGGGGGCAATCTACTGTCGAGCTTTTTTCCACCGACCAGAATTCTCTCACGCATCACTACATCTGCTGACGCAGTCCACAATCTCCAGTAACCAAGTTGTAGCTCGTAGTCGACTGTCGTGGCGGCAGGGAAAAACCTTGGGAAGGAATCAGAGGCCGGCGGTGCGGCTTGCCTTCAAAGGGGAAAAACCCATCGCAATCGGCGTCGTTGATCGGGAGGATGTCGCTACCGATGCCACGGGCACCGTCCTCCGATATCTAAGGCGTTCTGGTTCTGAGGTGCCGCCATTAGATCCGACAAAGGTGTTGTCAGAGAAGGTGAACTCTCCAAAATTCCTTCTCTGAAAACTGCTGTTAGGGAGCCGATGGCGTCCCCGCAGTATTGTGTGGCCGAGTAGCCCGTAGAAAATCCCGCTCCTAACAGTGCACTAACAGTGCGTGCCAAGAAAGAATTTTTACAGGGGAGAGTTGGCCATTGCAAATTTGACTGTTGCTTACACCGCCTCTAGGTTAGGTCTCCACTTTGCTCCGTCTAACGCCGACTTTCCGCCTAGAAAGAAGGAGAGGTTGCCGATTATGTCTTATCTAAACTGTCGCACGACTTAACGCTCTGTTTCCCATCTTACGCATCGGAACAGGAAATAGTCCATCGGCTCTGGTGCTTATCCACACTTACATATGTCAGACTCCGCGCCCCTATCTTACTTAGGTAGCTGTTAATCCTTGCTATTCCTATGCATAGCTGCAAGAGCACGCCAGCTTCTTATCTCTTATAACTATCATATAGTGCTTATATATGTTTGCCTGGTAGAGCTCGATCTATCTACTTAGAGTAGCTGCTTATACTATTAGGCAGTCTCCGTTGCTAGTGCAGATGCGTTACTGCCAGCCTAAGCCGCGTAGAGCAAGCCTGATATAGTAGCAATTACGGTGTGGGCTTTCGTTTGTTAATGACCGCAAACTTCAAACATCAGAAACGGGGCGGACAAAGAGCAATGCCTCCAAAAGATGCATTAAGGGATCAACGTTTCATCAAGGTTCTCCGGATTATGCAGGGATACGACCAGGGTGTTATGTATACCGGTCACAGTGCCTAAGAAATGAGTCGAGTTTCTTGTATAATCAGGCTGAATGGTTAGTCTGGGGTAAGGTTAATAGATATAAGCGTTTCAATGAGAGGTCATCAAAACCAGAAAAGTAAACTAGAAAAGCTCCTTGGGAGCTCTTTCCCACCGGAACTCCCACCGGACTTATTTAAAAGACATGGTTTGGCCGCTTTGACGGTGGGAGCCTTGCGTCCTTGCCATAAATATCGGCAGATCTTCCCCGCAAACAGGTCATAAGAACAGCTTCCGTATTACCAGGACCTCAATTGCCGGTTATCCGCTGCCGTACCTTTTACCCAGCGTAACATTGCTGGGTTCTCCAGGAAATGTACGTAGATCATGAGGATGGACCGTATTATATAAAGGAGGGCGTTTACTGTAGTCATTGTCGTGGAATAGTATCCATTCAAGCATTCTTCTTTGAGCACTTCTCAACAATGTGGATTATCAAGGCCTGCTCAGTCCTCGCCGCTGTCTGCACCGTAGCTGCTGACAGTGCCGGCCCCAAGATTGacttctcctccaccaccgGTGCACCTCAGCATCTCGCCGCAGGTATTCTGTACGGCATACCCGACAACACGAACCAGATTCCAGACAGTCTTCTCTCTGGCTTCGGTTTTAACTATTACCGAGGTGCAGGTGCCCAAGTCTCCCATGGATGGAGTTATAATGAGGCTAGCTTCCAGCAGCGCTTTACTAGCGCTCATAACAACTACATCGTCACGCGTCGTCACAATGGTGGCTTTGTATTGTTGCTGAATGACCTCTGGGGCTTTGATTGCTCTTCTAATAACAATACGTCACCGGGTCCAGGTGATAATGGCGATTGGTCGTCTTATGACAAATTCGTCCAGGCTATCATTGCAAATGTCAAGAAATACAACATGCAGGAAGGCTTGGTCATTGATATATGGAACGAGCCAGAGGGGAGCTGCTTCTGGGGCCGGAGCATTGACCAGTGGCTTCAGATGTGGGGTCGCGGCTGGCATCAATTCAAGTAAGTGTCGAGTTACCTCTGAGGATCAGACAAGACATGGACTGACTGGCTATTCAGTGATGCTTTTGGGAAGAAGGTGTTGACGTCCGGACCAACTCTCGCCAACCAACCAGGAACAACCAATTCCTGGTGGACACAATGGGCTCAATTCGTCAAGAACAATAATTCCGTCCCCGACCAATATGTATGGCACGAGGAGGGCGGTTCAGGCTCCAACTTCGAGTACAGCTACGGCGTCTTGCAACAGATACTCACTAAATACGGTCTTCCCCAACGCCaaatcaacatcaacgagtACGCCACATTCAACGAGCAAGTCCCCGCCGGATCTGCATTCTGGATCTCTCAGCTCGAACGCCGTAATGCTATCGGTCTTCGTGGCAATTGGCTAGGAGGCACCCAGCTTCACGACTTGGCTGCCAGTCTTCTCTCCAAGCCTAATCCCTCGAACTACGCTTCTACAGGGTACTTTGCCAACGGAGACTGGTGGGTGTATAATTACTACTCACACAACATGACGGGCCAGCGCGTTTCGACTTCTGTGTCTTCTGATGGTCGGCTTGATGCTTATGCGACGGTGGATACTGCAGCGCGCACCGCTAGGGTATTGCATGGCTGCCATCCGCCTACCACCGGTACTTATGATGTGACATTCTCCGGCTTGGCAAAGTTGGGTCTCCCGTCTTCTGGAACGCTTCAGGTCAGGACCTGGAAATTCGCTGTGGGCAGTGAAGTGCACTACAGCCAGATGGGCCCTCCTCAGGAATTGGGTAACTATGGTCACACTATTAAGCAACGGTCAGGTTACGCTGCCGTTCTACCAGACTGATGATGTGACTACATACGCATGGGAGTTTAAGTTCTAGATATTTATATGCACATTAAGTTGTTGGGATATATTGGGAGCTGGGGATGATCGATTCGTGAAATATGCAGAGGTGTTATAAGGGTGCGTTGGTGGAGAGCGTGAGTATTGGTCAGTAGTGAATTCGAACCATATCTCGACAAGATGCATCAAGAAATGTCACTATGGATCAGCAATTCACTACTGTATTATTCTTAAACCGTTGCCCTTTTATTGCTCCCACCTTGTCGGTAATTTAAGTAAGCAGAAAATATCAAACTTACCCTGTATTTACGGTTCTCTGGTTGGCCTCTTCAAGCGTTAGAGGAGGCTAACGCCCACGTGGTAGCGCTCTTTGGCTGCCGGAGCTAGCGGCATCAGTCAGCAATGACGCCAACGATTTAAGATGCCTTGTTTACAAACCTCAACTTCTTTCACACCCTCAACATGCGCCTTTGAAGGCTAGAAAAATGGTCATTTTGACTTCAGTTCGAAAGTCACCAGCTTATTTATATGCCAAAACATATTGTCTTTGCTCATTGGTCTCTCTCGTCCAAGCGACGCCTGTTTCATCGAGGGTACGTGTAACTCATACAAGAACACGTTTTCGGAACGGCCGAGTTGTGGTTTCGTTTCCAACAATACAGGAGAAGAGCGATACGAATTCTCGCCATTTAGCGACTTCACCGCCGGCAAAAGTCTCATTTGCTCAGAAAACTAGGGATATCGTTGAAAGATGGTATCAAAGAGCTGTCGACTTGGCATCTGTCAAGACACTCCTGCAGAGGGACGAGACGGACTTCGCAACATACCCTGAGCTCAAATGGGATGCTCATGTCCGACATGGCTCCTCTCTACATCATAAAGAACAAAAGTTCATTGGGCTTCGGAAGTTGAGAATTTCATCACAAGGAGAAGATTCGTTACATCGCTTCCTAGACCTCTCACCTGATGAGAAGGTTGACCTCAGAGATGTCCCGCTCATCGCGCTGGGCGGCTCAGGTGGGGGTTACAAGGTGATGTACGGATTTGCCGGGTTCATTTCAGCTGCCAAGAAGCATGGACTATGGGATTGTATTACCTGGACTGCCGGCGTTAGTGGAAGTTGTTGGACTCTTGCGGCTTACTATACCATCGCTCGACATGACATACAACGGTTGATCGATCATTATCTCACAGTGGCTAGTGAGCTTGCGCACCCCATGAGTATCCACGCCCTGAATATGGTTGCACGAAGCAAGAGAGGCGTCTACTTTCTGATAGGCCCTCTGGTCAGTAAAGCGCAGAAGAGCATCATTGGGCTGGGAATCATGGATCTTTACTCGACTCTTACGGCAACGTATCAACTGCTGTCAAGAGAGCCAAAGGGAAGACTGAGCAGAGCGACATTTCAGTGGTCCAAGATCTGGCATCGATCGGGTATCGATAAGGGACTGGAGCCAATGCCGCTTCTCGCAGCCGTGAGGCGCGTGCCGAAGTATTCATATGAGCCAAAGACAATCTCCGCCAAGGCCAGGGATGTCAAGAAACAGCCAACATCTCGACAGCTTGACACTATCGAAGGAAATGATCAAGCAAATTCAACAGTATCTCTGAACAGACGGTCTAAGAAGCTCTTCCAGTATTTCGAAATTTCACCTCTCGAAGTCGGTAGTCCAGACCTCAACCGTTACGTCCCAACTTGGGCATGGGGGCGAACCTTCATTTCTGGGTATTCCGTGGATCGTCGTCCTGAGCAGTCCTTCTCGCTCTTGCTGGGCCAGTGTACCAGTGCTCCAGCGGGTCCTTTGGCAGAGTGCATCAAAGCTCTCTTGGTCACCATACCCAAGAACACAATGGTGGCACGCTTAGTCACCCTCTTCAATAACTTACTCCAGTCGAAGCACTTTGAGAGCTTTTGGGGAAACCCCATTCGTGCGGGCCACGACCCGAATCCTTTTTATGGACTTGAAAGACCTGTAGGAATGCGAGAGCACACCTCGGAGCACTCTATGTACCTATCGCGGGTTGcctcatcagcatcaaagaGGGATACACAGCAGCGACAAATCCTTTTCCGATCCTGTAGCCTTGCAGCCGCATTTATTCCCGCCGTGGGAAGCACAAGGACGTACAAGGCTCATGGACTCAGGCATGGCGAATAATCTTCCCAATCATATCCTCGCTCGGCCAGAACGGGGTGTCGACGTTTTCCTATCTTTCGATGCATCTTCAGATATCCATACCGGAGCAGCTGTTCAGCGGCTTCACCACTTCGCCGCCGACTTTGACATTGAGCTGAGAGATGTGACGCAGGAGTTCCACAACCCACAGCGGAATAAAGTCTTATCTTCAAGTCACGCGTCGGAAGTCGAATCTCGATACATAGATCACTACGCCAGAGTCTTCTATGGAAGAAGACAGAGTGGGCAAGATATGTACATTATTTACTGCCCGCTCCTGCCGAATGCCTTGAACCCGGATTACAACCCTACGGTAAGTTTCCATTTGTATACGAATAAGCATACTGATAAGATCTAGACTGCGTCGTTTTCAACATCGACGAACCTCATGTGGACGCCTGATCAGGTTAAAAGCGTTCTTATAACGTCAGAAACGAACGTTTCACATTATGCTATCGATACCATTAAACGTGTGATGAGAAAAGTTTACGAAGATAAAAAGGCGTATAGACTCGCTTAA
Coding sequences:
- a CDS encoding hypothetical protein (At least one base has a quality score < 10), with translation MWIIKACSVLAAVCTVAADSAGPKIDFSSTTGAPQHLAAGILYGIPDNTNQIPDSLLSGFGFNYYRGAGAQVSHGWSYNEASFQQRFTSAHNNYIVTRRHNGGFVLLLNDLWGFDCSSNNNTSPGPGDNGDWSSYDKFVQAIIANVKKYNMQEGLVIDIWNEPEGSCFWGRSIDQWLQMWGRGWHQFNDAFGKKVLTSGPTLANQPGTTNSWWTQWAQFVKNNNSVPDQYVWHEEGGSGSNFEYSYGVLQQILTKYGLPQRQININEYATFNEQVPAGSAFWISQLERRNAIGLRGNWLGGTQLHDLAASLLSKPNPSNYASTGYFANGDWWVYNYYSHNMTGQRVSTSVSSDGRLDAYATVDTAARTARVLHGCHPPTTGTYDVTFSGLAKLGLPSSGTLQVRTWKFAVGSEVHYSQMGPPQELGNYGHTIKQRSGYAAVLPD
- a CDS encoding phospholipase A2, producing the protein MVILTSVRKSPAYLYAKTYCLCSLVSLVQATPVSSRVRVTHTRTRFRNGRVVVSFPTIQEKSDTNSRHLATSPPAKVSFAQKTRDIVERWYQRAVDLASVKTLLQRDETDFATYPELKWDAHVRHGSSLHHKEQKFIGLRKLRISSQGEDSLHRFLDLSPDEKVDLRDVPLIALGGSGGGYKVMYGFAGFISAAKKHGLWDCITWTAGVSGSCWTLAAYYTIARHDIQRLIDHYLTVASELAHPMSIHALNMVARSKRGVYFLIGPLVSKAQKSIIGLGIMDLYSTLTATYQLLSREPKGRLSRATFQWSKIWHRSGIDKGLEPMPLLAAVRRVPKYSYEPKTISAKARDVKKQPTSRQLDTIEGNDQANSTVSLNRRSKKLFQYFEISPLEVGSPDLNRYVPTWAWGRTFISGYSVDRRPEQSFSLLLGQCTSAPAGPLAECIKALLVTIPKNTMVARLVTLFNNLLQSKHFESFWGNPIRAGHDPNPFYGLERPVGMREHTSEHSMYLSRVASSASKRDTQQRQILFRSCSLAAAFIPAVGSTRTYKAHGLRHGE